A genomic segment from Methanoplanus limicola DSM 2279 encodes:
- a CDS encoding type II toxin-antitoxin system HicB family antitoxin — MLIKFDIYRNGEFWCARGIGTDIFTQGKSLDELMQNINEAVELHYEDNINDGEDITVVSLTEFQVGSFAKVSGC, encoded by the coding sequence ATGCTGATAAAATTTGATATATATCGTAATGGAGAATTCTGGTGTGCCCGTGGAATTGGGACTGATATATTTACACAGGGTAAATCACTGGATGAACTTATGCAAAATATTAACGAGGCTGTAGAATTGCATTATGAAGATAATATTAATGATGGGGAAGACATTACTGTTGTTTCTCTGACTGAATTTCAGGTTGGTTCATTTGCCAAAGTTTCCGGTTGTTAG
- a CDS encoding ABC transporter substrate-binding protein, with protein sequence MNNRIFALLFILLAASAVFCGCTAQSADTVKAAGADEFRTVTDSRGVEVKIPAEINRVVTISDGMVEGIMTVLGVEDKIVGVGSSCIQRNFNYTYQTAGGESYEYKDGMNPVTYLNRWIIDLPRISESGSALNFEALSSLNPDVVIMRAGSCSVRYIDDESVKKSIETIESLGIPLVVIYGPNCYDEPDLTKISDEIRIVGDVFGEEESAEKLAAYLEEQVLIVSERTKNVPGGEKPKVLIFGLSPTARKAGGAGQVFGLDTIESYFITDICHAKNAFDEAGYFKTVSSEQILALDPDVIVLCTASGYHPPEELYSAPYYQNLAELTAVKERRVAALPWTPCNCAKRLEYPVDVMVIAKASYPELFEDIELSDWLLDFYENVYGVDAGTAEELRSTQWMDWCVEECPTCAN encoded by the coding sequence ATGAATAACAGAATATTTGCACTCCTTTTTATTCTGCTTGCGGCTTCTGCGGTCTTCTGCGGCTGTACCGCACAGTCGGCAGATACAGTAAAAGCCGCAGGTGCAGATGAATTCAGGACAGTTACCGACTCAAGGGGGGTTGAGGTTAAAATTCCGGCTGAGATCAACCGGGTTGTTACGATCTCAGACGGTATGGTCGAAGGCATTATGACTGTTCTGGGTGTTGAAGATAAGATTGTCGGGGTTGGCTCGTCATGTATCCAGAGGAATTTTAATTATACCTACCAGACTGCCGGTGGCGAATCTTATGAGTATAAAGACGGGATGAACCCTGTCACTTATCTTAACCGCTGGATTATAGATCTTCCAAGGATAAGTGAGTCCGGGTCAGCTCTTAATTTTGAGGCTTTGTCATCGTTAAATCCGGATGTTGTAATTATGAGGGCTGGTTCATGTTCGGTCCGTTATATTGACGATGAATCAGTTAAGAAGTCAATTGAGACTATTGAATCGCTTGGCATTCCGCTTGTGGTAATCTATGGTCCAAACTGCTATGATGAGCCTGATCTGACCAAAATTTCGGATGAGATAAGAATTGTGGGCGATGTATTCGGAGAGGAGGAGAGTGCTGAAAAGCTTGCGGCCTATCTTGAAGAGCAGGTTCTGATCGTTTCTGAACGGACAAAGAATGTTCCCGGTGGTGAGAAGCCGAAAGTGCTGATATTCGGTCTTTCGCCGACTGCAAGAAAGGCCGGTGGCGCCGGGCAGGTTTTCGGGCTTGATACTATTGAGTCGTATTTTATAACCGATATTTGCCATGCTAAAAATGCCTTTGATGAAGCCGGGTATTTTAAGACCGTTTCATCGGAGCAGATACTTGCATTAGATCCGGATGTGATTGTGCTCTGTACAGCCTCCGGTTACCATCCGCCTGAGGAACTTTATTCTGCTCCGTATTACCAGAATCTGGCCGAACTAACGGCAGTGAAAGAGAGAAGAGTTGCAGCACTGCCATGGACTCCGTGCAACTGTGCCAAGAGGCTTGAGTATCCGGTTGATGTTATGGTAATTGCGAAGGCTTCCTATCCGGAATTATTTGAGGACATTGAGCTGTCAGACTGGCTTTTGGACTTTTATGAAAATGTCTACGGTGTTGATGCAGGGACAGCCGAAGAGCTGAGAAGTACACAGTGGATGGACTGGTGTGTTGAGGAATGCCCGACCTGTGCCAACTGA
- a CDS encoding nSTAND3 domain-containing NTPase, giving the protein MADYDLGCLSSHEFELLVCDIFQKKWNVTLETFKEGRDNGIDIRGCFKSGTTIIQCKHYFKSSVSKLKSNLKKEVEKIEKIKPNEYIVVASTGLTPGNKTEIKDLFEPYCQSESDVFGREDILNYLRNNEDIVKKHPKLWFTSSAVFENILNKDIYNDTDIDIENFIEFLPKMVITEEFQKVEKILEEDSVCIISGEPGIGKSTLMKALVVKYSANGYQPIKISNNIKDAFKIIDRGKKQVFYYDDFLGTTYYNINAGKNEDKSIESFVKAIKRYKGNIKFILTTREYILNQAQQKSDVAERFGDLEYIISLKNASKTIKAQILYNHLWHSEIKDENIEQIIKDENYLKIINHRNFNPRVIETMTDSILVNSSNFVDSFLYNLEYPEKIWSRVFGSCISDYSKTILVLLGIFEGEASINAIFECFKYYYYSEDDLIKLKEAFNNSLKELDGTFTSSITYHWDYDKKIRYKNPSVEDFIYNKVYADDFLLERICDCISDVNQIIEIWDIFVSQTQAFNSEDYPRFSNSYFLAIKRIGKKYIESGINDNLATFTIHLLSINGQLKIGNISQYTNDILKMNLNKFKCKRGFYYRDLTSVLKELNGHEDEYKQIYYEMVNEAKIFLQSENYSFITDFTKIVEFYKITGLNLEGTFIEPLKLQLEQIIQEGIIIETDPDSCEIQFFCYDLDSKCHEQVGSEISELEKLNREIIHITDFFEIDNFKLSYPIEEYLEKYYSDYEPDEDRYEDYLLERDLIQEESEFQEMFEGLHEKNC; this is encoded by the coding sequence ATGGCTGATTATGATTTAGGGTGTCTGTCATCTCATGAATTTGAACTATTAGTCTGTGACATTTTCCAAAAGAAATGGAATGTCACTCTTGAAACATTCAAAGAAGGAAGAGACAATGGAATAGATATTAGAGGATGTTTCAAAAGCGGAACTACAATTATTCAGTGCAAACACTATTTCAAAAGTTCTGTAAGTAAATTAAAAAGTAATCTAAAGAAAGAAGTGGAGAAAATTGAGAAAATTAAGCCAAATGAATATATTGTTGTAGCATCAACCGGATTAACTCCAGGTAATAAAACAGAAATCAAGGATTTGTTTGAGCCGTATTGTCAGAGTGAGTCAGATGTCTTTGGCAGGGAAGACATTCTGAATTATCTTAGGAATAATGAGGATATAGTAAAAAAACATCCTAAATTGTGGTTTACAAGTTCTGCTGTATTTGAAAATATTTTGAACAAAGATATTTATAATGATACTGATATTGATATAGAAAATTTCATTGAGTTTCTACCAAAAATGGTAATAACAGAGGAATTTCAGAAGGTCGAAAAAATTTTAGAAGAGGATTCTGTATGTATCATTTCTGGAGAACCGGGAATTGGCAAATCTACACTTATGAAAGCACTGGTTGTTAAGTATTCTGCAAATGGATATCAACCCATTAAAATATCCAACAATATTAAAGATGCCTTTAAAATAATTGATAGAGGTAAAAAACAGGTTTTTTATTATGATGATTTCTTAGGCACCACATATTATAATATTAATGCTGGGAAAAATGAAGATAAGTCTATTGAGTCATTTGTTAAAGCTATAAAACGGTATAAAGGGAATATAAAGTTTATTCTTACAACAAGAGAATACATTTTAAATCAGGCGCAGCAAAAATCAGATGTTGCTGAAAGATTTGGAGATTTAGAATATATTATTTCGTTGAAGAATGCCTCAAAAACCATTAAAGCTCAAATATTATACAATCATCTTTGGCATTCAGAAATAAAAGATGAAAATATTGAACAAATAATTAAAGATGAGAATTATTTAAAGATAATTAATCACAGAAATTTTAATCCAAGAGTTATTGAGACAATGACTGATTCAATATTAGTTAATAGTTCTAATTTTGTAGACTCTTTTCTCTATAACCTTGAATATCCCGAAAAGATTTGGAGTAGAGTTTTTGGAAGTTGTATATCAGATTATTCAAAGACAATATTAGTTCTTTTAGGAATATTTGAGGGTGAAGCAAGCATTAATGCTATATTTGAATGCTTTAAATATTACTATTATTCTGAAGATGATTTAATAAAATTAAAAGAAGCATTTAATAATTCTTTGAAGGAACTGGATGGAACATTTACCTCATCAATAACTTATCACTGGGATTATGATAAAAAAATTAGATATAAAAACCCATCCGTTGAAGATTTCATCTATAATAAAGTATATGCTGATGATTTTCTTTTAGAGAGAATCTGTGATTGTATATCTGATGTAAATCAAATAATTGAAATATGGGACATTTTTGTAAGTCAAACTCAGGCATTTAATTCAGAAGATTATCCAAGATTTTCCAATTCTTATTTTTTGGCAATTAAAAGAATTGGGAAAAAATACATTGAATCTGGTATTAACGATAATTTGGCAACATTTACAATTCATTTATTATCAATTAATGGACAATTAAAAATAGGGAATATTTCTCAATATACAAATGATATCTTAAAGATGAATTTAAATAAATTCAAATGCAAGAGGGGTTTTTATTATAGAGACTTAACTTCAGTTCTAAAGGAATTAAATGGACATGAGGATGAATACAAACAAATTTACTATGAGATGGTAAATGAAGCAAAAATATTTCTTCAATCTGAGAATTATTCCTTCATAACGGATTTCACTAAAATAGTGGAATTTTATAAAATTACTGGGCTGAATCTTGAAGGGACATTTATTGAACCTTTAAAGTTGCAATTAGAACAAATTATCCAAGAAGGTATCATAATTGAAACTGATCCGGATAGTTGTGAAATTCAATTTTTTTGTTATGATTTAGATTCAAAATGTCACGAACAAGTAGGATCGGAGATTAGTGAATTAGAAAAATTAAATAGAGAAATTATTCATATAACTGATTTTTTTGAAATAGACAATTTTAAATTATCATACCCTATTGAAGAATATCTTGAAAAATACTATTCTGATTATGAGCCTGATGAAGATAGATATGAAGACTACTTGTTAGAAAGGGATCTCATTCAAGAAGAATCAGAATTTCAGGAAATGTTTGAAGGACTTCATGAAAAAAATTGCTGA
- a CDS encoding type II toxin-antitoxin system HicA family toxin — protein sequence MPKFPVVSGSQLIKLLNSLGYTIVRQRGSHVRLMTNTVNGEYHITVPLHDEIARGTLNDIITKVSERNSLS from the coding sequence TTGCCAAAGTTTCCGGTTGTTAGTGGTTCTCAGCTAATAAAACTACTCAATTCATTGGGTTATACCATTGTTCGGCAACGTGGCAGTCATGTCAGACTAATGACAAATACAGTTAACGGAGAGTATCATATTACAGTTCCACTTCACGATGAAATAGCAAGAGGAACTCTTAACGATATTATTACAAAAGTTTCTGAAAGAAATTCTCTGTCATAA
- a CDS encoding Fic family protein: MIPDKIRDFLVPGEGQNIEFKEDCRDVDGIDAIGQAVSGFLNTSGGYIICGVNDDGTVVGVEDSDFRKENTEKILLMGISPKALISVDIAEIEGKKVLLVEVPAGLDVPYSFRDVYYIRKNDTTVVADNETVRDMILRNQVEPERWERRFSAADIHQDLDLKEIDNTVRDLSLSGKQANIGVSGKTDDLSGSEGTDGAVKESFGIYGYSRLNLATEILKNLSLFSYGRLTNAGDVLFTKNPAVRYPQIRLRAACYFAGKTDDKYLDIESFEGPLVSVLEETFRFVMRNTATSAHFEDDNLKRNENNSYPPDAIREGLVNAFVHRDYSSFSGGIFVNIYPNRLEITNSGSFPEGVTPEKLSAGHISVLRNPDIAHVMYLRGFMERLGRGSVMIRESCTKSGLPLPEWSEDGHNVTLTFFATEVTPQVTPYVAPQVNPQVTPEVMKIINALNGEMSRNEIQEILGLKDAKYFRKAYILPALNEGLIEMTIPDKPKSRLQKYRLTEKGKELKNNMKS; encoded by the coding sequence ATGATTCCGGATAAAATCAGAGACTTCCTCGTGCCTGGTGAAGGGCAAAATATCGAATTTAAAGAGGACTGCCGGGATGTTGATGGCATTGATGCTATTGGTCAGGCGGTTAGTGGTTTTCTGAATACTTCAGGTGGTTATATTATCTGTGGTGTCAATGACGACGGAACAGTTGTCGGTGTTGAAGACTCTGATTTTAGAAAGGAAAATACTGAGAAGATACTTCTAATGGGAATCTCTCCAAAAGCACTGATTTCAGTTGATATTGCCGAAATTGAAGGTAAAAAAGTGCTCTTAGTCGAAGTCCCGGCAGGACTGGATGTTCCGTATTCATTCAGGGATGTTTATTATATCCGGAAAAACGACACTACAGTCGTAGCCGACAATGAAACTGTCCGTGATATGATCCTTAGGAATCAAGTTGAACCTGAAAGATGGGAGAGAAGGTTTTCAGCAGCAGATATTCACCAAGACCTTGACCTGAAAGAAATAGATAACACAGTCCGGGATCTTTCATTGTCCGGAAAACAGGCAAATATTGGAGTGTCGGGGAAAACTGATGATTTATCAGGTTCTGAAGGGACTGACGGTGCAGTAAAGGAGTCTTTCGGAATATATGGATATAGTCGTCTTAACCTTGCAACTGAAATTCTTAAAAATCTGTCATTATTTAGTTATGGCAGGCTTACAAATGCAGGCGATGTTCTGTTTACCAAAAATCCGGCAGTGAGATACCCACAGATCCGTCTCCGTGCTGCCTGTTACTTTGCCGGTAAAACGGATGATAAATACCTGGATATTGAATCATTTGAAGGACCACTGGTTTCTGTTCTTGAAGAGACTTTCAGGTTTGTTATGAGAAATACTGCTACATCTGCACATTTTGAGGATGACAACCTTAAACGAAATGAAAATAATTCATATCCTCCTGATGCTATCCGTGAAGGGCTTGTAAATGCTTTTGTTCACCGGGATTACAGTAGTTTTTCAGGAGGAATTTTTGTCAACATTTATCCAAATCGTCTTGAAATTACGAACTCCGGCTCTTTCCCCGAAGGTGTTACCCCGGAAAAACTCTCAGCCGGACATATCTCAGTCCTGCGGAATCCGGATATTGCTCACGTTATGTATCTTCGTGGATTTATGGAACGGTTAGGACGTGGCAGTGTAATGATTAGAGAGTCATGCACAAAATCAGGGCTTCCTCTTCCTGAATGGTCCGAAGACGGCCATAATGTTACACTGACTTTCTTTGCCACTGAAGTTACCCCCCAAGTTACCCCCTATGTCGCCCCTCAAGTCAACCCCCAAGTCACCCCTGAAGTAATGAAAATAATAAATGCCTTAAATGGTGAGATGTCACGGAATGAAATTCAGGAAATCCTCGGTTTAAAGGATGCCAAATATTTCCGTAAGGCATACATCCTCCCTGCTCTGAACGAAGGGTTAATTGAGATGACAATTCCCGATAAGCCAAAAAGCAGACTACAGAAGTACAGGCTTACTGAAAAAGGAAAGGAACTGAAGAACAACATGAAATCGTAA
- a CDS encoding type I restriction-modification system subunit M, with protein sequence MASESAALVQKLWNYCNVLRDDGVSYGDYVEQLTYLLFLKMADEQSRPPFNRPSTIPDEYNWEKLTSKDGDELELQYRHTLENLGKESGLLGIIFRKSLNKIQDPAKLKRLVDLIGKETWIGLDMDVKGEIYEGLLQKNAEDTKSGAGQYFTPRPLIQAIVEVTGPKPLQTITDPACGTGGFFLAERDYLVKNYNLDRDQSRFLKEETFRGVEIVDSAARLCAMNLYLHGIGSDESPISVGDSLLSEPKEHFDLVLTNPPFGKKSSYTIINGDGKAEKEKQTYERDDFWATTSNKQLNFLQHVKSLLKINGSAAVVVPDNVLFEGGAGETIRRKLLEECDVHTLLRLPTGIFYAQGVKANVIFFDRKPGREEPWTDSLWIYDLRTNIHFTLKENPLTTEDLKDFIACYNPKNRHERRETERFRQFGYDDLIKRDKVSLDIFWLKDDSLQDTENLPEPDVIAGEITDSLQTAIEQFSEIYEDLKAE encoded by the coding sequence ATGGCATCCGAATCTGCGGCACTTGTGCAAAAACTATGGAATTACTGCAATGTACTAAGAGATGACGGCGTAAGCTACGGGGACTACGTTGAACAGCTCACATATCTCTTATTCCTAAAAATGGCAGACGAACAGAGCCGCCCGCCATTCAACAGACCGTCCACAATCCCGGATGAATACAACTGGGAGAAACTGACATCAAAAGACGGCGATGAACTTGAACTCCAGTACCGCCACACACTCGAAAACCTCGGCAAAGAGTCAGGTCTTCTCGGCATAATATTCAGAAAATCCCTGAACAAAATACAGGACCCGGCAAAACTAAAACGCCTCGTTGACCTCATCGGAAAAGAGACGTGGATTGGACTTGACATGGACGTCAAGGGAGAGATCTACGAAGGACTTTTACAGAAAAATGCGGAGGACACAAAGAGCGGTGCCGGGCAGTACTTCACTCCAAGACCTTTAATACAGGCAATAGTTGAGGTGACAGGGCCAAAGCCCCTCCAGACAATAACCGATCCTGCATGCGGAACAGGCGGATTCTTCCTCGCAGAACGGGACTATCTCGTAAAAAACTACAACCTCGACCGTGACCAGAGCAGGTTCTTAAAAGAAGAGACCTTCAGGGGCGTTGAAATCGTAGACAGTGCAGCACGCCTCTGTGCCATGAACCTCTATCTGCACGGGATTGGAAGCGATGAAAGCCCGATAAGCGTAGGCGACTCCCTGCTCTCAGAGCCAAAAGAGCACTTCGACCTTGTCCTCACCAATCCTCCGTTTGGGAAAAAGAGCAGCTACACAATAATCAACGGTGACGGAAAAGCGGAAAAAGAGAAGCAGACATACGAAAGGGATGACTTCTGGGCGACAACATCCAACAAACAGCTGAACTTCCTTCAGCACGTAAAAAGCCTCTTAAAAATAAACGGCAGTGCAGCAGTCGTTGTCCCCGATAATGTCTTGTTTGAAGGCGGTGCCGGAGAGACCATCAGAAGAAAACTGCTTGAAGAGTGCGATGTCCACACACTCTTAAGGCTCCCCACCGGAATTTTCTATGCACAGGGTGTTAAGGCAAATGTCATCTTCTTTGATAGAAAACCCGGTAGGGAAGAACCTTGGACAGATTCGCTCTGGATCTATGATTTAAGGACAAATATACACTTTACCCTGAAGGAAAACCCTCTCACAACCGAGGACTTAAAAGACTTCATTGCCTGTTATAACCCGAAAAACCGGCACGAAAGAAGGGAAACAGAACGCTTCAGGCAGTTTGGTTATGATGATCTAATAAAAAGGGACAAAGTCAGCCTTGATATATTCTGGCTCAAAGACGACAGCTTACAGGACACTGAAAACCTGCCTGAGCCTGATGTCATAGCCGGAGAAATAACAGATAGCCTTCAGACTGCAATTGAGCAGTTTTCAGAGATTTATGAGGACTTAAAAGCAGAATAA
- a CDS encoding restriction endonuclease subunit S, translated as MTNISEIPLNWANVIIETICNTTSGGTPSRKNSSYYEGNIPWLKSGELDYNIIYSSEETISESGLDNSSTKMIPKGTILIALYGATVGKLAVLGIDAAINQAICAIFVPTSLSKKYLYWFLFAQRSKLLNLRKGGAQPNISQKIINEIEVILPPLPEQHRIVEKIEEEFTRLDAGVAELKKAKALIPKYRQSVLKSAMCGDLTKEWRAENPDAESAEVLLERSLNNLRHKWETEQLNKFNEREKVQKNDKWKLKYRPPITSKNLPQIKLPQSWIWVSPDEIKDCNDPYALAIGPFGSNLKVSDYQTKGVPLIFVKNIRSGVFQDDNTKYVSMDKSLELKPHVVNGGNVLITKMGDPPGDACLYPKDSQKAIITADCIKLNVSDEIQDPLFFVYAINSDIIKAQILHITKGVAQKKVSLERFKTIGIPLPPLSEQHEIVSEIERRFSVIDEVERAVDESLVRAESLRQSILKKAFEGKLVPQDPDDEPASVLLERILAEKKGKKEEAEEKKKAEAAKRVKQGKKSKGNEKEKKAERGQTSVRS; from the coding sequence ATGACTAATATATCTGAAATTCCATTAAATTGGGCAAATGTAATCATAGAAACCATTTGTAATACAACAAGTGGAGGAACTCCCTCAAGAAAAAATTCTTCATATTATGAGGGGAATATTCCTTGGTTAAAATCCGGAGAACTTGATTATAATATTATTTATTCAAGTGAAGAAACAATCTCAGAAAGTGGATTGGACAATTCAAGTACAAAGATGATTCCAAAAGGAACAATCTTAATTGCACTATATGGAGCAACTGTTGGAAAATTAGCTGTATTAGGAATTGATGCTGCAATTAATCAGGCAATATGTGCTATCTTTGTGCCAACTTCGCTATCAAAAAAATATTTGTATTGGTTCCTATTTGCTCAAAGATCTAAATTACTTAACTTAAGAAAAGGTGGGGCTCAGCCAAATATCAGTCAAAAAATAATTAATGAAATTGAGGTTATACTCCCACCACTCCCGGAACAGCACAGGATCGTTGAAAAGATCGAGGAAGAGTTCACCCGCCTTGACGCAGGCGTTGCCGAACTGAAGAAGGCAAAGGCATTAATCCCCAAATACCGGCAGTCAGTCTTAAAGTCAGCAATGTGCGGTGATCTGACTAAGGAATGGCGGGCGGAGAATCCGGATGCTGAGAGTGCTGAGGTTTTGCTTGAGAGAAGTCTAAATAATTTAAGACATAAATGGGAAACTGAACAATTAAATAAATTCAACGAAAGAGAGAAGGTTCAAAAAAATGATAAGTGGAAATTAAAATACCGTCCCCCTATTACTTCAAAAAATTTACCTCAAATAAAATTACCTCAAAGTTGGATTTGGGTCTCACCTGATGAAATTAAAGATTGTAATGACCCATATGCATTAGCCATTGGTCCTTTTGGGAGTAACCTTAAAGTTTCTGATTATCAAACAAAAGGAGTTCCTTTAATTTTTGTTAAAAATATTAGATCAGGGGTTTTTCAGGATGATAATACAAAATATGTTTCCATGGATAAATCTTTAGAATTAAAACCACATGTGGTGAATGGTGGAAACGTATTAATTACTAAGATGGGCGATCCGCCGGGTGATGCATGTTTATATCCAAAGGATTCTCAAAAAGCTATTATTACAGCCGATTGTATTAAACTGAATGTTTCAGATGAAATTCAAGATCCATTATTCTTTGTTTATGCAATAAACTCAGATATTATCAAAGCACAAATACTTCACATAACAAAAGGTGTCGCTCAAAAAAAGGTTAGTTTGGAAAGATTCAAAACTATAGGCATTCCACTCCCACCACTCTCAGAACAGCACGAAATCGTAAGCGAAATCGAGAGGAGGTTCTCGGTCATTGATGAGGTTGAAAGGGCGGTTGATGAGTCGCTTGTCCGGGCGGAGAGTCTTCGGCAGAGTATTCTTAAAAAAGCGTTTGAAGGAAAACTTGTCCCGCAGGACCCGGATGATGAACCGGCATCCGTTCTTCTGGAGAGGATTTTAGCGGAAAAGAAAGGGAAGAAAGAGGAGGCAGAGGAGAAAAAGAAGGCAGAAGCGGCAAAGAGAGTGAAACAGGGGAAGAAGAGTAAGGGTAATGAGAAAGAGAAGAAGGCTGAGCGGGGTCAGACCAGTGTAAGATCATGA
- a CDS encoding type II toxin-antitoxin system HicB family antitoxin, translated as MIIEYIQAALSKANYEIIEDDEPYYGEVPGLAGVWATGKTLEECRNNLAEVIDGWIVIRLRKGLSIPPIDGYKIEEFSRMNTGVTV; from the coding sequence ATGATAATTGAATATATTCAGGCAGCATTATCAAAAGCAAATTACGAGATTATTGAAGACGATGAGCCTTATTATGGTGAAGTTCCCGGACTTGCAGGAGTCTGGGCCACTGGTAAAACACTTGAAGAATGCCGTAATAATCTTGCTGAAGTGATCGATGGCTGGATTGTTATAAGGCTTAGAAAAGGTCTTTCCATACCGCCTATAGACGGATATAAAATAGAAGAGTTTTCAAGGATGAATACCGGTGTCACAGTCTAA
- a CDS encoding type II toxin-antitoxin system HicA family toxin: protein MSQSKLSPVSWNEFIKRLRQLNFDGPYQGGKHPYMIKGDLILTIPNPHQKDISVDLLSRILKQANITREEWLNN, encoded by the coding sequence GTGTCACAGTCTAAATTATCACCTGTTTCATGGAATGAATTCATAAAGCGACTCAGGCAGCTTAATTTTGACGGACCATATCAGGGTGGTAAACACCCATACATGATAAAAGGTGATCTCATCCTGACTATTCCAAATCCGCATCAAAAAGATATTAGTGTCGATTTGCTGTCAAGAATACTAAAGCAGGCGAATATAACAAGAGAAGAATGGCTTAATAATTAA